The Frankiaceae bacterium genome contains a region encoding:
- a CDS encoding error-prone DNA polymerase codes for MGFTNPAMPWSELEARLSDRPPGADGNDSPAWSHKRAPYEPKVTRAQGGTPYAELHCHSSFSFLDGASGPEELAEEAARLGLEALALTDHDGFYGVVRFAEAARAAGLPTVFGAELSVGLTKPQNGVPDPEGTHLLVLARGARGYASLARAISEGQLAGAEKGRPVYDWARLAELGAHDWTVLTGCRKGAVRRALATGGLDAASHALREITDAFEHVHVELTDRGDPLDSERNDALVALAQRHRLPYVATNNVHHATPREHRLATVVAAIRARKSLDEADGWLPASGAAHLRSGDEQARRFARWPGAVERTVEIARECAFDLAVVAPRLPDCRVPEGHTEMSWLRELTMRGAVKPYGTRDAETAPGAYAMLDKELRVIEEMDFAGYFLIVHDIVEFCRRENIFCQGRGSAANSAVCYVIGITAVDAVRLKLLFERFLSPHRDGPPDIDLDIENGRREEVIQYVYERYGRDRAAQVCNVITYRPRSAVREVGRAFGFPEGRLDVWTRQLDHWGKLSEQTGSDIPDNVMEQAMALQQAPRHLGIHSGGMVVCDRPILEVCPVEWARMPGRTVLQWDKDDCAATGLVKFDLLGLGMLTALHKTFDLLRLHHGTDLDLATIPQEDPEVYDMLCAADSVGVFQVESRAQMATLPRLRPRTFFDLVIEVALIRPGPIQGGSVHPYIRRRHGKEPVTYLHPLLKPALEKTLGVPLFQEQLMQIAVDVAGFTPADADELRIAMGAKRSKERMQRLRDRLMAGMAANGVSDDVAEQIYAKLVAFANYGFPESHSVSFAYLVYASAWLKLRYPAAFLTALLNSQPMGFYSPQSLVSDAQRHGVVVRGVDVNASAADAGLEPDGAVRLGLSYVRSLSKATAARIEAGRPYDSMSDLVRRVPLTGRQVEALATAGAFGCFGLDRRSALWAAGAVATGTPDRLDAVVGADAPPLPAMTDLERTVADVWATGVTAERHVVSYVRDRLDEVGAVLARDLRGMPDRTRVWVGGAVIHRQRPATAGGTTFVNLEDETGHINVICSPGVWARYRRVATTSPGLLVRGRLENAEGVANVVADRLEPLTLSAATPSRDFH; via the coding sequence ATGGGGTTCACCAACCCGGCGATGCCGTGGTCGGAGCTGGAGGCGCGGCTCTCCGACCGGCCCCCCGGCGCCGACGGCAACGACAGCCCGGCGTGGTCGCACAAGCGGGCGCCGTACGAGCCGAAGGTCACCCGGGCACAGGGCGGCACGCCGTACGCCGAGCTGCACTGCCACTCGTCGTTCTCGTTCCTCGACGGCGCCTCGGGTCCCGAGGAGCTGGCCGAGGAGGCCGCGCGCCTCGGTCTGGAGGCGCTGGCGCTCACCGACCACGACGGCTTCTACGGCGTCGTCCGCTTCGCCGAGGCGGCGCGGGCGGCAGGGCTGCCGACGGTGTTCGGCGCCGAGCTGTCGGTCGGCCTCACCAAGCCGCAGAACGGCGTCCCCGACCCGGAGGGCACCCACCTGCTCGTCCTCGCCCGCGGCGCGCGCGGCTACGCGAGCCTCGCCCGCGCCATCAGCGAGGGCCAGCTCGCCGGCGCCGAGAAGGGCAGGCCGGTGTACGACTGGGCGCGCCTCGCCGAGCTGGGCGCGCACGACTGGACGGTCCTCACCGGCTGCCGCAAGGGTGCCGTACGCCGCGCCCTCGCCACCGGCGGCCTCGACGCGGCGAGCCACGCGCTGCGCGAGATCACCGACGCGTTCGAGCACGTCCACGTCGAGCTGACCGACCGCGGCGACCCCCTCGACTCCGAGCGCAACGACGCCCTCGTCGCGCTCGCGCAGCGGCACCGGCTCCCGTACGTCGCCACCAACAACGTCCACCACGCCACCCCGCGGGAGCACCGCCTCGCCACGGTCGTCGCCGCCATCAGGGCACGCAAGAGCCTCGACGAGGCCGACGGCTGGCTCCCCGCCAGCGGCGCCGCGCACCTGCGATCAGGAGACGAGCAGGCCAGGCGCTTCGCACGCTGGCCGGGTGCCGTCGAGCGCACCGTGGAGATCGCGAGGGAGTGCGCGTTCGACCTCGCGGTCGTCGCCCCGCGGCTCCCTGACTGCCGGGTACCGGAAGGCCACACCGAGATGTCCTGGCTGCGCGAGCTGACCATGCGCGGCGCCGTGAAGCCGTACGGCACCCGCGACGCCGAGACCGCCCCCGGCGCGTACGCGATGCTCGACAAGGAGTTGCGCGTCATCGAGGAGATGGACTTCGCCGGCTACTTCCTCATCGTCCACGACATCGTGGAGTTCTGCCGCCGCGAGAACATCTTCTGCCAGGGCCGCGGCTCCGCCGCCAACAGCGCCGTCTGCTACGTCATCGGCATCACGGCGGTCGACGCCGTACGCCTGAAGCTGCTGTTCGAACGCTTCCTCTCCCCGCACCGCGACGGCCCGCCCGACATCGACCTCGACATCGAGAACGGCCGCCGCGAGGAGGTCATCCAGTACGTCTACGAGCGCTACGGTCGCGACCGCGCCGCGCAGGTCTGCAACGTCATCACGTACCGCCCGCGGTCGGCGGTGCGGGAGGTCGGCAGGGCGTTCGGGTTCCCCGAGGGGCGGCTCGACGTGTGGACCCGGCAGCTCGACCACTGGGGGAAGCTCTCCGAGCAGACCGGCAGCGACATCCCCGACAACGTCATGGAGCAGGCGATGGCGCTGCAGCAGGCGCCGCGGCACCTCGGCATCCACTCCGGCGGCATGGTCGTCTGCGACCGCCCGATCCTCGAGGTCTGCCCGGTCGAGTGGGCGCGGATGCCGGGCCGCACCGTCCTCCAGTGGGACAAGGACGACTGCGCGGCGACGGGGCTGGTGAAGTTCGACCTGCTCGGGCTCGGGATGCTCACCGCGCTGCACAAGACGTTCGACCTGCTGCGCCTCCACCACGGCACCGACCTCGACCTCGCGACGATCCCGCAGGAGGACCCCGAGGTCTACGACATGCTCTGCGCGGCCGACTCGGTCGGCGTGTTCCAGGTCGAGTCGCGCGCGCAGATGGCGACGCTGCCGCGGCTGCGGCCGAGGACGTTCTTCGACCTCGTCATCGAGGTGGCGCTCATCAGGCCGGGTCCGATCCAGGGCGGCAGCGTGCACCCGTACATCCGCCGCCGGCACGGCAAGGAGCCGGTCACCTATCTGCATCCGCTGCTGAAGCCCGCGCTGGAGAAGACGCTCGGCGTGCCGCTGTTCCAGGAGCAGCTCATGCAGATCGCCGTCGACGTCGCGGGCTTCACGCCGGCCGACGCCGACGAGCTGCGCATCGCCATGGGCGCCAAGCGGTCCAAGGAGCGGATGCAACGCCTCCGCGACCGGCTCATGGCGGGCATGGCCGCGAACGGCGTCTCCGACGACGTCGCCGAGCAGATCTACGCCAAGCTCGTGGCGTTCGCCAACTACGGCTTCCCCGAGTCGCACTCGGTGTCGTTCGCCTATCTCGTCTACGCCTCGGCATGGCTCAAGCTGCGCTACCCGGCGGCGTTCCTCACGGCGCTGCTCAACTCCCAGCCGATGGGCTTCTACTCGCCCCAGTCGCTCGTCTCCGACGCGCAGCGGCACGGCGTCGTCGTCCGCGGCGTCGACGTCAACGCGTCGGCCGCCGACGCCGGCCTCGAGCCCGACGGCGCCGTACGCCTCGGGCTGTCGTACGTCCGCTCGCTCTCCAAGGCCACGGCGGCGCGGATCGAGGCCGGGCGGCCGTACGACTCCATGTCCGACCTCGTCCGCCGCGTGCCGCTGACCGGCCGGCAGGTAGAGGCGCTCGCCACGGCGGGGGCGTTCGGCTGCTTCGGGCTCGACCGGCGGTCCGCGCTCTGGGCGGCCGGCGCGGTCGCGACAGGGACGCCCGACCGGCTCGACGCCGTCGTCGGCGCCGACGCGCCGCCGCTGCCCGCCATGACAGACCTCGAACGCACCGTCGCCGACGTCTGGGCGACCGGCGTGACGGCCGAACGCCACGTGGTGTCGTACGTCCGCGACCGCCTCGACGAGGTCGGCGCCGTGCTCGCCCGCGACCTGCGCGGCATGCCCGACCGCACCCGCGTCTGGGTCGGCGGCGCGGTCATCCACCGGCAGCGGCCCGCGACCGCGGGGGGCACGACGTTCGTCAACCTCGAGGACGAGACGGGGCACATCAACGTCATCTGCTCGCCCGGCGTCTGGGCGCGGTACCGGCGGGTCGCGACGACCTCGCCGGGCCTCCTCGTCCGCGGCCGGCTGGAGAACGCCGAGGGCGTCGCGAACGTCGTCGCGGACAGGCTCGAGCCCCTCACCCTGTCCGCGGCGACACCATCACGAGACTTTCACTAG
- a CDS encoding DNA polymerase Y family protein translates to MSGVRTLTAWAPDWPLAAAAVPPDVAAAVVVGEEVLACTAAARADGVRRGLRRREALRRSPSLQVLPRDEAAEARAFEPVAAALEDVCPRVEVVRPGTCVFATKGPSRYFGGDVALAGLVAGQVDDVLATLAGVVPQAPCQVGVADGVFASRLAARESGIVPAGGSAAYLAPFAIGLLDRPDLVDLLVRLGLKTLGSFAALPPASVASRFGADGLLAHRLARGLDERPLATRVPAPDLAVRTELDPPAEQVEPLAFVAKSLADTLRAALEHRGLVCTRVLVEAETENGERRGRLWRHDGALSAAEIAQRVRWQLAGWLTGPAAQRPTGGITLLRLVPDEVHRDSGQQLPLWGGPSDADERAGAVLARLQGLLGFEAVALAVPSGGRAPRDMVRLVPWGEPRGKPYDGTPPYPGRLPAPSPSLVFEDGVPAKVFDRSGKDVTVDDRGALSAPPARLLVHKHREAGVVDWAGPWPVDERWWDADTARACARVQVVTDDGAARLLSRSLGLWWVEAAYD, encoded by the coding sequence ATGAGCGGCGTCCGCACTCTCACCGCCTGGGCGCCCGACTGGCCGCTCGCCGCGGCTGCCGTCCCGCCGGACGTCGCGGCCGCGGTCGTCGTGGGGGAGGAGGTGCTGGCCTGTACGGCGGCAGCCCGCGCCGACGGCGTACGCCGCGGCCTCCGGCGCCGCGAGGCCCTGCGCCGCAGCCCGTCGCTGCAGGTGCTGCCGCGTGACGAGGCCGCGGAGGCGCGGGCGTTCGAGCCGGTGGCGGCGGCGCTGGAGGACGTCTGCCCGCGCGTCGAGGTGGTCCGGCCTGGCACCTGCGTGTTCGCGACCAAGGGGCCGTCGCGGTACTTCGGCGGCGACGTCGCGCTCGCGGGTCTCGTGGCCGGCCAGGTCGACGACGTGCTCGCGACGCTGGCGGGCGTCGTACCCCAGGCGCCGTGCCAGGTCGGCGTCGCCGACGGGGTGTTCGCGTCGCGGCTCGCCGCGCGGGAGAGCGGGATCGTGCCGGCGGGCGGGAGCGCGGCGTACCTCGCGCCGTTCGCCATCGGGCTGCTCGACCGGCCCGACCTCGTGGACCTGCTGGTGCGGCTCGGGCTGAAGACGCTGGGGTCGTTCGCGGCGCTGCCGCCGGCCAGCGTGGCGTCGCGGTTCGGCGCCGACGGGCTGCTCGCGCACCGGCTCGCCCGCGGCCTCGACGAGCGCCCGCTCGCCACCCGCGTCCCCGCGCCGGACCTCGCGGTGCGGACCGAGCTCGACCCCCCGGCGGAGCAGGTGGAGCCGCTGGCGTTCGTCGCGAAGTCGCTGGCGGACACGTTGCGCGCCGCTCTCGAGCACCGCGGGTTGGTGTGCACGCGCGTCCTCGTCGAGGCCGAGACCGAGAACGGCGAGCGGCGCGGCCGGCTCTGGCGGCACGACGGCGCGCTGTCCGCCGCCGAGATCGCGCAGCGGGTCCGCTGGCAGCTCGCGGGCTGGCTCACCGGCCCGGCCGCGCAACGGCCGACCGGCGGGATCACGCTGCTGCGGCTCGTACCCGACGAGGTGCACCGCGACAGCGGCCAGCAGCTGCCGCTGTGGGGCGGCCCTTCGGATGCCGACGAGCGCGCCGGCGCCGTGCTGGCGCGGCTCCAGGGCCTGCTCGGCTTCGAGGCGGTCGCGCTGGCGGTGCCGTCCGGCGGCCGCGCGCCGCGCGACATGGTGCGGCTCGTGCCGTGGGGCGAGCCGCGCGGGAAGCCGTACGACGGCACCCCGCCGTACCCAGGGCGGCTGCCCGCGCCGTCGCCGTCGCTCGTCTTCGAGGACGGGGTGCCTGCCAAGGTGTTCGACCGTTCCGGCAAGGACGTCACGGTCGACGACCGTGGTGCGCTGTCGGCGCCGCCCGCGCGGCTGCTCGTGCACAAGCACCGTGAGGCCGGCGTCGTCGACTGGGCCGGGCCGTGGCCCGTGGACGAGCGCTGGTGGGACGCCGACACGGCGCGCGCCTGCGCGCGCGTGCAGGTCGTGACCGACGACGGCGCCGCCCGCCTGCTCTCCCGCTCGCTGGGCTTGTGGTGGGTGGAGGCGGCGTATGACTGA